The nucleotide window taattctttcaaactaattttcgactgtcccatataaaattgttcatggaacaatcgttctaattggttccaggagaacaaagattgtggagataaggtcgtgaaccaagtaaatgcattttttgttaaagaacttggaaaatacttcatctttagattttcattgtttgccatttctccagcctctgtttggaacctagcaatatgttcgaccgtcgacCCTCCaatctcaccagcaaatttggtgaattttgggactttccaacccctaggcaatTTTGTTTGCCTTACgtattctgacaacggggaaacgaaatttggtctatgcaaacctacatttattccgttctgaactaaaatttgttcgactatATTAGAGATATTactgtgtccaacattgacatcttgctggatgttcctaagaacctggtcagcatcttgatgcctttgtactattctagggatctcttgctcaatttgatctccttgtcctataggttcgaaatgggggcgctccaaagaaatctgcaattctggccatttgtccagccaatatttcataattttGGTTCgcgttatttatcatgggagtaaaaacagttcccatttgttgcgtaagggcattcaccatttcatgattactttcgtctatttgttgtcgaattgacaatattgacgtagtacttaaagatggcaaagcctggtgattatatcctatgcctataggtcgaccccctggatttaatgtgcttgtagccatcatgctgtcagaatataatgaaggatttgtgtgcaaaccttgcatcatagacgtgggcattccaaactgagggttaaaacctggtggaggcatcattccatgaaGTGGCGGTCGTAACGGattaaacggtgaccgtacattcgttggtgatgataccaatattgttgccgtcgatccaccagtatttgttgttctaaTTGGGGATGAATCTGCGGCACTTTGTGGTGTTGTTCCGGTCAGAACAaccccttgatttccagaaagatcataATTATTTGTATTAACGTCAGCCATGTTAattaatttccgaccacttcttaatatcatacataactattatactaacaaatataaaacaaacagcaattgacgagtcccactgggcgtgccaatttgtttacccagaaaaatggtaaataagcgctagtttcctttttaaaggttacttttgcggaatcaactagaatactccaggactaattgctttattttgttatattatgtgtatctggtttgtattgaatgcaacagtgactttaaagtaaaagtaaaacactgaaattaaaggctttaaagtaaatcaaagcaataaaaaaggcagtaaatgtgcactgaaagacgaaatataacgtaaaatgattgcattaaataaactggtacgcatacatacattccaaggttgcactcgttactcattattgcacagagatttgagtttacttgtgttttgtagaaaatgcggacctctaactattcctatggaacttgcttaaatagtaaaataaaacataactactactaacggtcgactgattatcagtcaacacgtgtcttcgacatgcaagatcttcgcctgtgagacttccacgcgtcttgtaaaaactgccagaaaactgcttgaaactgcctctttAACTTCTAGTACCTTGCGACTTTTGCTTtagtttctgcagcaaaattcttaagtcttcgcatacttctgatcgaacgctgaagcctctgataatctttctagtcgaacagcttcgactacaaagcattacttagtcgaaccacttcgacccaaatggcaatgtaattatttaattaaggcccaattaccaatttagggcctttctaccaaattgaggcccaattaccaattttgagccccagttgcccagttattggtaagtcgaaatcctagggtaacagcgtttcaaaaaaaattctataaatatctcattaacatgtgtccttggggcacatgttagcttttctttttaatatatatatatattgataatattatatattttatttaattgataattgaatTGTTTTCATTTCGaccaattaattaatattaaggcTTAAATAGTTTTTTGGTTCCTGTAAGTttgcgtgtttttgattttcgtccatgtatcttatttttcttggaaatgatccctaaatgttaaaattctttttgttTCAACTCCTAAAGTTAAAACCGCAGAAAAATATGCagattttttggaaattttcttttgaatttttctacgaattttaattttaaggactaaaacaaaaaaaaaattataacttttagcgatattttcaaaaaaaaaatacatatacggaaataaaaaacaaatccaATAGACCAAAAAAACTATTTAaacctaatattaatatttttttaaaatatggacTAATATTGGTattattatatcatatatttatccAATTTCTTATCATATTTCATCTCTATCTTAATCCTCCAAGTCAAACTGGCCTTAATTGTAGAATTTTGATCAACAATTAAACATTCTTAAACACCGGTTGTAAAGTTGTCATTATAACCATTTTTCATGAATAAGAGTttcttatctataatataagaaagttctATCTTTTTGAACTTTCTATGTGGTGCTGCGAAGTGGCTTAGTCTTAGAGCAGAATTTGTTTCTTCTTGATGCGCCATGTGTAATTTTGAGGATTAATGAAGGTATGTTGTTCCATATTCCACCATTGATGTCTCATATAATTGGCATTAAGTTCGGTTTGTCCATGCAGCTTCTATGCTGCATTATTATGTGTTACAAGCATAACTTAATGAGGACTTTATATGCTTCTTTCCATTCAGCTTCAGCATCGGTTATGGTTATGTAATGAAGAGTGGAATGAAGAGTTTGTAACTCCTACATGGTTTTGTTATTTATAGTATTGTTTGGCTACACTTTTCTGCAGTATCATACCAGTGTTCAATATGGCAAGACCATTAGCAAAAATCTGTGACATCAATGACAGCAAAGAACTTTGGAAAGTTGCTGTTCGTGTGCACCACAAATGGATAGTTGTTTCGAACAAGAGGgagcattttgagatgatttttgTTGATGTATCGGTAATGAAGTGAATTGTTCGGTTgttttttcatatattgtttCTGGTTTGTTGTATGTTTGATTTTAGTGTTTTTTCCAGGGTGGTGACATACATGTTGTTGTTCCTGCACCGCATGTAtctcttttttctgaaaaaatggtCTTGGATCATAGTTACATTGTTTCCAATTTTAAGGTTCAGGCTAATGTTGCGGCTTTCAGACCTTCGTCTCATAAGTTTATGTTGAAGTTTACTGCTGACACTACGGTTACGGATGATAACAACGCTGAAATACCTCCAAAGCCGTTGGTGTTTACTAAATTTACTGATATAATAAACGGCAACTTTAACAAGGATGTGCTAATAGGTAGAATATTTTATCTCTAATCTGTTTTACTGGATTTGTTTTTTTATGTGTTGTTTCATTTTAAGGTTTTTTGGTTGTATGTGTTTTAGATGTCATTGGTATGGTGGAAAGTATTGGGTATTCACAGACCACATCAGGTGGCCGGAAGCAGCAGATTAACATGATGCTGCGTGACGGGGGGTTTGTATTCATATTTATTGTATAATTTATCAAACATATCTTATGTGACTATGTAGATGACATGGTTTGTATTATTTCTTCAGTGAGAATACTATCAATTGCACGCTTTGGGAATCCTATGCTGAACAATTCATGAAGTTCAAGCAGAAGCACGGAGATGATTCGGGTCCTATTTTTGTCATGATTCAATATGCTAAAGTCAAGGAACAGGGTTAGTAATTGATCAAGTTTGGTGTTAGATATCCTTGTATTTTGATACAGATGGTTATGTAACATTCTATTTGAATAGGTAAGTTTCCACTGTCCGTGACAAACACGTTTAATGTTACCGTCCTTGGTCTGAATACTGATTTGCTGCCGATGAAAGAGTTTATAGAAAGGTATGCTCCCTGGATTTGCTCTTGTGTGGTtttaatttttatgcaatgtg belongs to Vicia villosa cultivar HV-30 ecotype Madison, WI unplaced genomic scaffold, Vvil1.0 ctg.003701F_1_1, whole genome shotgun sequence and includes:
- the LOC131641370 gene encoding uncharacterized protein LOC131641370; amino-acid sequence: MARPLAKICDINDSKELWKVAVRVHHKWIVVSNKREHFEMIFVDVSGGDIHVVVPAPHVSLFSEKMVLDHSYIVSNFKVQANVAAFRPSSHKFMLKFTADTTVTDDNNAEIPPKPLVFTKFTDIINGNFNKDVLIDVIGMVESIGYSQTTSGGRKQQINMMLRDGGENTINCTLWESYAEQFMKFKQKHGDDSGPIFVMIQYAKVKEQGKFPLSVTNTFNVTVLGLNTDLLPMKEFIESFPKDSMITLSGQEGSNSQLSAQNSENQQMTPVQKLLSKAVVMPIGDIIKLRTVCLEVVGHLF